One genomic segment of Culturomica massiliensis includes these proteins:
- a CDS encoding DUF4276 family protein, producing MKAKIIHVLCEGQTEQGFVEEVLRPYLQAQGVAGVKSILITTNKKKNARGGMLSYAQAVTDLELLRKMKMDGEYERHVFTTMFDLYALPDDFPGYEAAKAIGEPYARVAALETAFAEAINDSRFIPYIQLHEFEALLFCGIDYLAKRYPGCEKRCEQLKKDLEKTSNPELINNSPETAPSKRIIKAIEGDKKQHYNYNKPATGKDVTKSVGMDELRARCSHFNEWIEKLIDC from the coding sequence ATGAAAGCGAAGATTATTCATGTCCTTTGTGAGGGACAGACGGAACAGGGATTTGTGGAGGAAGTGTTGCGTCCCTACCTGCAAGCGCAAGGTGTGGCAGGTGTAAAAAGCATCCTGATTACCACTAACAAGAAAAAGAATGCCCGTGGTGGAATGCTGAGCTATGCTCAGGCGGTGACAGACCTAGAACTGTTGCGGAAAATGAAGATGGACGGCGAATACGAACGTCATGTTTTCACAACGATGTTCGACCTCTACGCATTGCCGGATGATTTTCCCGGTTATGAAGCAGCCAAAGCAATCGGTGAGCCTTACGCCCGTGTCGCAGCATTGGAAACGGCGTTTGCTGAAGCAATCAACGATAGTCGTTTCATTCCCTATATTCAGCTGCATGAATTTGAAGCTCTGCTCTTTTGCGGTATTGACTATCTGGCAAAGCGTTACCCCGGTTGTGAGAAACGCTGCGAACAGCTGAAAAAAGACCTGGAGAAAACCAGCAACCCCGAGCTGATAAACAATAGTCCGGAAACGGCTCCGAGCAAACGTATTATCAAGGCGATAGAAGGAGACAAAAAACAGCATTACAACTACAATAAGCCGGCTACCGGCAAAGATGTTACCAAAAGTGTCGGCATGGATGAACTT
- a CDS encoding AAA family ATPase gives MAKTYQRTKLQEVTIRGYKSIAYDRPVTLKLGDVSILLGANGAGKSNIISFFRMLSYMMSKSFGRYVEISGTSHALLHYGIKRTPVMSGELKFADSNSMDVYGFSLANATPDRLIITEERITWHRKGEKKPYEIALEPNFKESALAECEDPVAKTIFQMLSYCKVYQFHDSSTEGPLRQACPVETANYLQSHGNNLPSFLLFLRENYKDAYNRIVDYVRDVVPQFQDFYLEPVGGIISLRWIDNSATDYRFNAYQFSDGSIRFIALAALLLQPAQTMPNVIILDEPELGLHPYAISQLAEMIKDASIHAQVIIATQSKDLVDHFDIGDISVVEMNKETQATSVTHLDAKEYHLWLQNYTVSELWDKNIIGGRPV, from the coding sequence ATGGCAAAGACATACCAAAGGACTAAATTACAAGAAGTCACGATCAGAGGATATAAATCCATAGCCTATGACAGACCTGTGACCTTGAAGCTGGGTGATGTCAGCATCTTGTTGGGTGCCAACGGTGCAGGCAAGAGCAATATCATCAGTTTTTTCCGGATGCTGAGCTACATGATGAGCAAGTCATTCGGGAGATATGTGGAAATATCGGGCACGTCTCATGCCTTGCTGCATTACGGCATTAAACGGACACCGGTCATGTCCGGAGAACTGAAGTTTGCCGACAGCAATTCCATGGATGTTTATGGCTTTTCATTGGCCAATGCCACTCCCGACAGGCTGATTATCACGGAAGAGCGGATTACATGGCATCGCAAGGGGGAGAAAAAGCCCTATGAGATAGCACTGGAACCGAATTTCAAGGAGTCCGCTCTCGCAGAGTGTGAGGATCCGGTTGCCAAAACTATTTTCCAGATGCTTTCTTACTGCAAGGTATATCAGTTTCACGATTCATCGACAGAGGGGCCGCTACGTCAGGCTTGTCCCGTCGAGACGGCCAATTACCTCCAGTCGCACGGAAACAATCTGCCTTCTTTCCTGCTGTTCCTGCGGGAGAACTACAAGGATGCCTACAACCGGATTGTTGACTATGTCCGTGACGTAGTTCCCCAGTTCCAGGACTTCTATCTGGAGCCCGTGGGTGGTATCATTTCTCTCCGGTGGATAGATAATTCTGCCACGGACTATCGTTTCAATGCCTACCAGTTCTCCGACGGATCTATCCGTTTCATTGCCCTGGCCGCCTTGCTTCTGCAGCCTGCCCAGACAATGCCCAACGTCATCATTTTGGATGAACCGGAACTTGGCTTGCATCCCTATGCCATCAGCCAGCTGGCAGAAATGATTAAGGATGCGTCCATACACGCACAGGTCATTATTGCCACGCAGAGCAAGGATTTGGTCGATCATTTCGACATCGGCGATATCTCTGTGGTGGAAATGAACAAGGAAACGCAGGCAACCTCTGTCACTCACCTTGACGCCAAAGAATATCATCTTTGGCTTCAGAACTATACGGTGAGCGAACTTTGGGACAAAAACATCATAGGAGGACGTCCCGTATGA
- the wecB gene encoding non-hydrolyzing UDP-N-acetylglucosamine 2-epimerase, which yields MKKVMLVFGTRPEAIKMAPLVKEFQKKSADFETIVCVTGQHREMLDQVLQIFDIKPNYDLNIMKQGQDLYDVTARVLTGMRDVLNKAKPDVVLVHGDTTTSTAAALAAFYQQIPVGHVEAGLRTHNIYSPWPEEMNRQITGRIATYHFSPTALSKKNLLTEGVQEDKITVTGNTVIDALHIVVDKIKTDGALQQELAGVLEKAGYDTSRLADGKKLVLITGHRRENFGDGFISMCTAIKDLTAKYPYVDFVYPMHLNPNVRKPIHEVFGENLNSLGNMFFIEPLEYLSFVFLMEKVTLVLTDSGGIQEEAPGLGKPVLVMRDTTERPEALDAGTVKLVGTDYNKIVSEVSILLDDASAYEQMSKAINPYGDGKACMRITQTLNVRL from the coding sequence ATGAAGAAGGTAATGCTGGTCTTCGGGACTCGTCCGGAGGCCATTAAGATGGCTCCGTTGGTGAAGGAGTTCCAAAAAAAATCAGCAGACTTTGAAACAATCGTCTGCGTGACGGGGCAGCATCGTGAAATGCTCGATCAGGTGTTGCAGATATTCGATATCAAGCCGAATTATGACTTGAACATCATGAAGCAGGGGCAAGATCTGTATGATGTAACCGCCCGTGTGCTGACCGGGATGCGTGATGTGTTGAACAAGGCGAAACCTGATGTGGTATTGGTGCACGGTGACACAACCACTTCTACTGCCGCCGCACTCGCAGCTTTCTATCAGCAGATCCCTGTAGGTCATGTAGAAGCGGGCCTGCGTACCCACAACATATACAGCCCTTGGCCGGAGGAGATGAACAGACAAATAACAGGGCGCATTGCCACCTATCACTTTTCTCCGACCGCTTTAAGCAAGAAAAATCTGTTGACGGAAGGTGTGCAGGAGGACAAGATAACCGTAACAGGGAATACGGTCATCGATGCCCTTCATATCGTTGTTGATAAAATAAAGACTGACGGAGCTCTACAACAAGAACTTGCCGGGGTGCTGGAAAAAGCGGGTTACGATACCTCACGGCTTGCTGATGGCAAGAAACTCGTTTTGATAACCGGACACCGACGTGAAAATTTCGGAGACGGATTCATCAGCATGTGCACAGCCATTAAGGATCTGACGGCAAAATATCCATATGTGGACTTTGTCTATCCGATGCACTTGAACCCCAATGTCCGCAAACCTATCCATGAAGTATTCGGGGAGAATTTGAATAGTTTGGGAAATATGTTCTTTATCGAACCATTGGAATATCTGAGTTTCGTGTTCCTGATGGAAAAAGTGACCCTTGTCCTTACCGACAGCGGTGGTATTCAGGAAGAGGCTCCGGGGTTAGGCAAACCGGTACTGGTGATGCGTGACACCACCGAACGTCCGGAGGCGTTGGATGCAGGAACGGTAAAATTGGTAGGAACCGATTATAACAAAATTGTCTCCGAGGTATCGATTTTATTGGATGATGCATCTGCTTATGAGCAAATGAGTAAAGCCATTAATCCTTACGGTGACGGAAAAGCGTGTATGCGTATAACGCAAACACTTAATGTTCGGTTGTAA
- a CDS encoding WecB/TagA/CpsF family glycosyltransferase gives MNKVSLNGVEIYPFDSEQSLLSFVNDNKGILVAINAEKILHATDQTRGIINRNIGYCDGAGAQMALKQKGFENACKIPGCELWLKIVAQFYREKTFYLIGGKPQIIEETVSKLRKEYAGIHIIGYRDGYIKANEERERLIKDITEKRPDVVFVAMGSPKQELLMEEIQHRHKAIFQGLGGSFDVYTGHVERAPKWWVNHNLEFAYRLLKEPKRIKRQIHLIKYAWWLITKKL, from the coding sequence ATGAATAAAGTTTCTTTAAACGGAGTCGAAATATATCCGTTCGATTCCGAACAGTCTTTGTTGTCTTTTGTAAACGATAATAAGGGCATATTAGTAGCCATAAATGCTGAGAAAATTTTACATGCTACAGATCAGACACGAGGAATTATCAATCGGAACATAGGGTATTGCGATGGAGCCGGCGCACAAATGGCTCTCAAACAAAAAGGTTTTGAAAATGCGTGTAAAATTCCCGGTTGTGAGTTGTGGCTCAAAATTGTAGCTCAATTTTATAGAGAAAAGACTTTTTATTTGATAGGTGGTAAACCTCAAATCATAGAAGAAACTGTGTCTAAACTGCGTAAAGAATATGCAGGGATTCACATTATCGGTTATCGGGATGGATATATCAAGGCAAACGAGGAACGGGAAAGACTTATAAAAGACATAACCGAAAAAAGACCTGATGTGGTATTTGTGGCTATGGGGTCTCCTAAACAGGAATTACTGATGGAAGAAATACAGCATAGACACAAAGCCATCTTTCAAGGATTAGGCGGCAGCTTCGATGTATATACTGGCCATGTGGAAAGGGCTCCTAAATGGTGGGTGAACCACAATCTTGAATTTGCCTATCGGTTGCTCAAAGAACCGAAAAGAATAAAACGGCAAATTCACTTGATAAAGTATGCCTGGTGGCTGATAACTAAAAAATTATAG
- a CDS encoding glycoside hydrolase family 88 protein, with product MNDIADAFYKLKIYCETEHFKGWDPYDGLNSKIFQAIPLLKKSVLCRLMVIQGFKRCPFNMRRMAFVPKEYNAKGIGLFLSGYCNLYKVVENHPQLSEKMGTLEMIKARIEELAELLISLQSKGYSGACWGYNFDWQARRLFLFPKFTPTVVATNFCATALMQAYEITRNKHYLEIALSAADFVIKDLHRTPYNGGFLFSYSPLEGNDTVFNASLLGSRLLSYCFYYTQQEEYKRLAELSIKACCSGQREDGAWVYGMLPVQNWVDSFHTGYNLDALIAYQELTEDHAFNGYIEKGFDYYVNHFFEADGTPKYYDNRMYPIDIHCPGQLLITLTRLHKMKKYEELAKKVLQWTIRNMQDKKGYFYYQLKPGISSKISYMRWSNAFMFNAMSHYLLAI from the coding sequence ATGAATGATATTGCAGATGCTTTTTATAAGCTAAAAATTTATTGTGAGACTGAACATTTCAAGGGTTGGGATCCGTATGATGGTCTCAACTCTAAAATTTTTCAGGCAATTCCGCTGCTGAAAAAGTCTGTATTGTGCAGATTGATGGTCATACAAGGTTTCAAGCGTTGCCCTTTCAATATGAGACGGATGGCTTTCGTTCCGAAAGAGTATAACGCAAAAGGTATCGGGCTGTTCTTGTCCGGATATTGCAATCTGTATAAAGTTGTGGAAAATCATCCGCAATTATCCGAAAAAATGGGAACGTTGGAGATGATAAAGGCTCGGATTGAAGAATTGGCAGAGTTGCTTATATCCTTACAATCTAAAGGCTACAGCGGTGCTTGCTGGGGGTATAACTTCGATTGGCAGGCACGCCGTCTGTTTCTTTTTCCCAAATTCACGCCCACAGTAGTTGCTACAAATTTCTGTGCCACGGCACTGATGCAGGCATATGAAATAACTAGGAACAAACACTATTTGGAGATTGCATTAAGTGCAGCGGATTTTGTAATAAAAGATTTGCATCGCACGCCGTATAATGGTGGCTTTCTCTTTTCTTATAGTCCGTTAGAGGGTAATGACACTGTGTTCAATGCTTCGCTGCTCGGTTCTCGATTGTTGAGTTATTGTTTTTATTATACACAACAGGAGGAATACAAAAGACTAGCGGAGCTATCCATTAAAGCCTGTTGTTCCGGGCAACGGGAAGACGGGGCTTGGGTATATGGAATGCTCCCCGTACAGAATTGGGTAGACAGCTTTCATACAGGATATAATTTAGATGCGCTGATCGCTTATCAAGAGTTGACAGAGGATCATGCTTTCAATGGTTACATCGAAAAAGGTTTCGACTACTATGTCAATCATTTTTTCGAAGCGGACGGAACTCCTAAATATTATGATAACCGAATGTATCCTATTGACATCCATTGTCCAGGGCAGCTATTGATAACATTGACCCGCCTACATAAGATGAAAAAATATGAGGAACTTGCCAAAAAAGTATTGCAATGGACAATCCGAAATATGCAAGATAAAAAGGGGTATTTCTACTACCAATTAAAACCTGGCATCAGTTCTAAAATCTCGTATATGCGATGGAGTAATGCATTTATGTTTAATGCAATGTCGCATTATTTACTCGCAATATAA
- a CDS encoding serine O-acetyltransferase → MDIISFYRVERWLFERHIPVLPKIVQLLIFLIFNSKITADSKIGKGSYCVCKGISTVLIPGTEIGENCVLGLRFSTVRQFPYKEVPCLKNNVWVGPNVIIAGPVVIEDDVVIAGNSFVNRSVPKGAIVAGCPAKIIGWRKNLDYAIETNPKYKDGRMPFLTK, encoded by the coding sequence ATGGACATTATATCATTCTATAGGGTAGAACGTTGGCTATTTGAACGCCATATTCCGGTTTTGCCCAAAATCGTACAACTATTGATTTTTCTCATTTTCAATTCAAAAATAACCGCTGATTCAAAAATAGGAAAAGGGTCATACTGTGTGTGCAAAGGGATTAGCACTGTCTTAATACCGGGAACAGAAATCGGAGAAAATTGCGTATTAGGATTGCGATTTTCTACTGTACGGCAGTTTCCATATAAAGAAGTTCCTTGTCTAAAGAATAATGTTTGGGTGGGACCTAATGTTATTATTGCTGGCCCTGTTGTAATAGAAGATGATGTGGTAATCGCTGGAAATTCATTTGTCAACCGAAGTGTTCCCAAAGGTGCTATTGTAGCAGGATGTCCGGCAAAGATTATTGGCTGGAGAAAGAATCTTGATTATGCGATTGAGACAAACCCAAAGTATAAAGATGGCCGTATGCCATTCTTGACAAAATGA